The genomic DNA TTTCTAGGCCCAGAGATCGCTTTGACCGTTATTGGGGCCGCTTGTGCGATCACAATCCTTGGATTCATTGGAACCTGGCGGGCATTGGCCCAAAAACCTGCGGTCATTTTGCGCGATGATCGTTTTTAATTATAACAAATGCCCCTTGAAAGCTTTCAATTCAATGACATATTGTTGTCTTAATCGGGCGCAAAAATGTAGCCCTGAACACTTTCAACCAATTGAGGTTTTCTATGCTTGGTTCTGACAGACGCACGATGACCCGCGCCGAAGCTGAAGCCGCCCAGATCGATGTCGGTCTGCGCCAACACATGCTTCAGGTATACAACTACATGGCATCAGGCGTTGCCCTGACGGGGATCGTCGCCTATGCCGCATCCCACACCCCTGCCCTGATGCAGGCTATCTTTGGCACCCCCCTTCAATGGGTCGTCATGCTGGCGCCACTGGCTTTTGTGATGGTGTTAAGCTTTGGCATTAATCGCTTGTCCCTGTTTACAAGCCAATTGCTGTTCTGGCTTTTTGCCGGGGTCATGGGATTGTCCCTATCGAGCATTTTTCTGATCTACACGGGAGAATCTATCGCCCGGGTTTTTTTTATCACCGCCGCATCCTTCAGCGCCCTTAGCCTGTATGGCTACACCACCAAAAGAGACCTTGGCCCCATGCGTTCATTTTTGGTCATGGGCTTGATCGGCATCATCATCGCCTCAGTTGTGAACATGTTCATGCAAAGCTCTGCCATGCAGTTTGTCATTTCGGTGGTTGGGGTTTTGGTGTTTGCCGGGCTGACTGCCTATGACACCCAGCGCATTAAGTTGATGTACATGGAAAGCGATAGCCATGAGACCACTGGCAAAAAAGCCATCATGGGTGCGTTGACGCTTTATCTGGATTTCATCAACCTGATGATTATGTTGCTGCATCTTTTCGGCAACCGCCGATAACAAAACCCAAATATTTAACTACCAAATTTCAATTAATGGGCTGGGGCCATTCCCCGGCCCATTTTTTTATGCACGTCAGATGAAGGTGCTGGCACATGACGAAGGGACCGAACATGAACGGTGACAGGTTTTTTTCCGGCGTGTTCAAAATTAACGATCAGGGGAAAATGCGCCCCCGCCTTTAACGGTGCTGCCAACCCCATTAGCATGGCGTGATGGCCGCCTGGCTGAAACGTAAATTGCACGCCGGGTTTCAGTGCGATGCCGCCTTTAATCTCGCGCATACGCATGACGCCACCCGTCATTGTGTGGGAATGAATTTCTGCCCGTTTGGCGATCGGCGTTGAAATGCCAATCAATTTATCTGCGCGGTGGCCATTTTGAATTGAAAAATATGCAGCGCCATTGTGGGCCATCCCCGCACTGGCACGGGCCCATGCATTGCTGACGGTTACCATTTCCGCACCATCAGAACGCGACCGAAAGAGTGTCAAAATGATGATGGTTAGAACGATGGTAACAATGAACATTAGAATATTTTTCAAGATCAGATTCCTTTAAAGATGGTCGCTAAAGACGGGCGGCAATTTCACGGGCCAGAATTTCAGGTTTAATGCCCGCGCGAAACAGGGCCCGCAACTGGCCATCGGGCCCCATAAGATACATAAACGATGTGTGATCCATCAAATATTCCTTGCTGTCCTTCCCGGAGCCCGGGGCCTTGCGGGCAGAGACCTTGTAGGCTTTGGCAATGGCGGAAATTTCTTTCTGGCTTCCAGTCATTCCCACAAGCCTGGGATGAAAGGCAGCAACATACGGTGCCAGTTGGGTGGGCGTATCACGGGCGGGATCAATGGTGATGAAGACGGGCACCAGATTTGATGCTTTTTTACCAAGAATATCCACTGCCCGGGCAATGATCTGGAGTTCTGTTGGGCAAACATCAGGACAAAACGTATAGCCGAAAAACACCAACATATTTCGCCCGTGAAAATCCGTGTCCCGGACACGCTTGCCAGTATGATCGGTCAGGGTAAAAGCGCCGCCAAATTTAACATCCCCTGTGTTCACCACCCCGGATTGGGATTTTGACGTTGTGCTCGGGGGGGCCACCCGTACAAGAGACACCAATCCCCAAGCCACCAAAACACAGGCGACAATTCCAATGACAAAGATTGATGCAGTTCGGAAACGCATAATGGCCAACTTTATAACGGGTCAAGTGATCGGTGTTCTAGCGGATTTTTAAAAATTAATCTCAGGTGATTGTGCTGCCCTGATCATTCGTTTGACGCCATTCTTGTCTTGCATGACGGATGACCTGAAATGACGCAAACAATGCCAAGCCCGCCATGATGATGGCCACCAAAAGATCGGGCCAGTTTTGGCCTGTATAGAAAACGCCGCTGGCCGCAATCATGACCGCAATGTTGCTGATGGCATCATTGCGTGAACACAGCCAAACGGAGCGCATGTTCGCATCGCCTTCGCGAAAGCGATAAAGCAGAAATGCCGAAAAAACATTCGCGATAAGCGCCAACATCCCAATTGATCCCATAATCACGGCAGACGGTTTTCCCGTTACAATAAAGGACCATATCGTGGCACCCACCACCCAAAGGCCAAACAAGCCCATAGAGACACCCTTGACCATGGCGGCACCCGTGCGCCACTTCATGGCAAGGCTTAGGACAAACAATGAAATTGCATAACTTGCGGAATCACCCAGAAAATCAAGAGCGTCCGCCTGTAGGGCGACAGAAAAAGCCGTGATCCCGGCGCTGCCTTCGATCACAAACATGGAAAGATTGACCACCAACACCGTCCACAAAACCCGCCGGTATGCGGGTGTTGTTGCCACCACGTCCCCGCAGCAATTATCCGGCGCGTCGTTCATCCCATGTCCTCTTCTTCCATGGGGCCTTCATCCATGGGTTCCCCAACGTGGTCCATCATATCGGCCACCACGGTTCGGATATGCGCATCCGCCGCCGTATAAAACATATGCCGCCCCTGACGGGTTGCCCGCAGAATCCGGGCCGCACGCAACAAACGCAGATGATGGGAAACCAGCGATTGAGACGCGCCGGTAATTTTGGT from Rhodospirillales bacterium includes the following:
- a CDS encoding winged helix-turn-helix transcriptional regulator; protein product: MTSDQRIEMAEMFRLMGDPTRLNILISCLDGPVSVGELTKITGASQSLVSHHLRLLRAARILRATRQGRHMFYTAADAHIRTVVADMMDHVGEPMDEGPMEEEDMG
- a CDS encoding Bax inhibitor-1/YccA family protein; the encoded protein is MTRAEAEAAQIDVGLRQHMLQVYNYMASGVALTGIVAYAASHTPALMQAIFGTPLQWVVMLAPLAFVMVLSFGINRLSLFTSQLLFWLFAGVMGLSLSSIFLIYTGESIARVFFITAASFSALSLYGYTTKRDLGPMRSFLVMGLIGIIIASVVNMFMQSSAMQFVISVVGVLVFAGLTAYDTQRIKLMYMESDSHETTGKKAIMGALTLYLDFINLMIMLLHLFGNRR
- a CDS encoding cation transporter — its product is MNDAPDNCCGDVVATTPAYRRVLWTVLVVNLSMFVIEGSAGITAFSVALQADALDFLGDSASYAISLFVLSLAMKWRTGAAMVKGVSMGLFGLWVVGATIWSFIVTGKPSAVIMGSIGMLALIANVFSAFLLYRFREGDANMRSVWLCSRNDAISNIAVMIAASGVFYTGQNWPDLLVAIIMAGLALFASFQVIRHARQEWRQTNDQGSTIT
- a CDS encoding SCO family protein, whose product is MRFRTASIFVIGIVACVLVAWGLVSLVRVAPPSTTSKSQSGVVNTGDVKFGGAFTLTDHTGKRVRDTDFHGRNMLVFFGYTFCPDVCPTELQIIARAVDILGKKASNLVPVFITIDPARDTPTQLAPYVAAFHPRLVGMTGSQKEISAIAKAYKVSARKAPGSGKDSKEYLMDHTSFMYLMGPDGQLRALFRAGIKPEILAREIAARL
- a CDS encoding copper chaperone PCu(A)C codes for the protein MKNILMFIVTIVLTIIILTLFRSRSDGAEMVTVSNAWARASAGMAHNGAAYFSIQNGHRADKLIGISTPIAKRAEIHSHTMTGGVMRMREIKGGIALKPGVQFTFQPGGHHAMLMGLAAPLKAGAHFPLIVNFEHAGKKPVTVHVRSLRHVPAPSSDVHKKMGRGMAPAH